A single window of Pyrus communis chromosome 10, drPyrComm1.1, whole genome shotgun sequence DNA harbors:
- the LOC137747144 gene encoding serine acetyltransferase 5-like, with protein MPAGELLHESSEAEGEVRVWAQIKTEVKRDAESEPALASYLYSTILSHSSLERSLSFHLGNKLCSSTLLSTLLYDLFLDAFSSDPSLRAATVADLCAVHERDPACVSYSHCLLNYKGFLACQAQRVAHKLWSQSRKPLALALQSRIADVFSVDIHPAARIGKGVLLDHATGVVVGETAVIGNNVSILHHVTLGGTGKVGGDRHPKIGDGVLIGAGATILGNVKIGEGAKIGAGSVVLIDVPPWTTAVGNPARLVGGKERPSKHEDVPGESMDHTSFMSEWSDYII; from the exons ATGCCAGCAGGCGAGCTTTTGCACGAGTCATCAGAAGCCGAGGGCGAGGTGCGGGTGTGGGCCCAGATAAAAACTGAGGTAAAACGTGACGCTGAGTCTGAGCCAGCACTTGCAAGCTATTTGTACTCGACAATACTCTCGCATTCATCATTGGAGCGCTCACTGTCATTTCACTTGGGGAATAAGCTGTGCTCGTCTACTCTCCTCTCGACACTCCTCTATGATCTATTCCTCGATGCGTTTTCCTCTGATCCCTCTCTACGCGCTGCCACGGTAGCTGATCTATGCGCTGTACATGAACGTGATCCTGCTTGCGTCTCATACTCTCACTGTTTACTCAATTACAAGGGCTTCCTGGCCTGTCAG GCTCAGCGAGTAGCGCATAAGTTGTGGAGTCAGTCACGTAAACCACTAGCACTAGCACTCCAGTCACGAATTGCGGATGTGTTTTCCGTGGACATTCACCCAGCTGCAAGGATCGGTAAAGGTGTTTTGCTCGACCACGCAACGGGCGTTGTGGTTGGGGAGACAGCAGTTATAGGAAACAATGTGTCAATATTGCACCACGTGACACTAGGTGGGACGGGAAAGGTGGGTGGAGACAGGCACCCAAAGATTGGTGATGGTGTACTAATTGGTGCAGGTGCAACAATTCTGGGAAACGTGAAGATCGGTGAGGGTGCAAAGATTGGGGCGGGGTCAGTGGTGCTTATCGATGTGCCACCGTGGACGACGGCAGTGGGGAATCCGGCAAGGTTGGTCGGAGGGAAGGAGCGGCCCTCTAAACATGAGGATGTGCCAGGGGAGTCTATGGACCATACCTCCTTTATGTCTGAATGGTCTGATTACATAATTTGA
- the LOC137747145 gene encoding uncharacterized protein — protein MTNQNSSSSSPLRILILLLVFLLFSPTNTNAKSHRPISDMEARQKKSQCYADIESGLWGWHCKSSLIAKENCALRCLSPTCYELIYESDPLEEGEKDMIRGQEFKYCMHKLSLGESLEGIKGTFNY, from the exons ATGACAAATCAgaattcttcatcttcttccccgcTCAGAATTCTAATTCTTCTACTAGTATTCTTGCTCTTCTCTCCCACCAATACAAATGCCAAGTCTCATCGCCCAATCTCT GATATGGAGGCAAGGCAGAAGAAAAGCCAGTGTTATGCTGACATTGAGAG CGGATTGTGGGGTTGGCATTGCAAGTCGTCTTTGATAGCAAAAGAGAATTGTGCTTTGCGATGCCTTTCTCCGACTTGCTATGAGCTTATCTACGAGAGTGATCCG CtcgaagaaggtgaaaaagataTGATTAGGGGCCAAGAGTTCAAGTATTGTATGCATAA GTTATCTTTGGGGGAGAGCCTTGAGGGTATCAAGGGtacatttaattattaa
- the LOC137747142 gene encoding putative pentatricopeptide repeat-containing protein At5g37570, whose product MPTIRLYSSLAPPNSRRPTFLQPSIATLLKACKTQFHLQQIHAHIVHKGLEQDYFLITQFICLSNALASLSYSAAVFDRVLSPNTFLWNCLIKGYCERSGFLGIVSLFVRMKREEGLPDRYTYPSLFKACASEGRVKEGRAIHGSAVRCGVDGDVFVGTSLIDLYGKCREIVCARKVFDRMSERSVVSWTTMVVGYASVGDLVEANKLFDQMPQKNVVSWNAIISGFVKMGDLVNARSIFDHMPDKNVVSYTTMIDGYAKYGDMASARFLFEQAPSKDIVAWSALISGYAQNGQPNEAVKIFQEMSTKNVKPDEFIMVSLMSACSQVGCLQVAKWVDSYLSQSSVDVCQAHVLAALINMNVMCGNMERATRLFEEMPKRDLISYCSMIQGLSINGQGGQAVDLFRQMLNEGLAPDKVAFTVILTVCSRSGLVEEGWHFFESLRHKYGLIPSPDHYACIISLLSRSGRLKAAYDLLQSMPVEPHAGAWGALLSACKLNCNAELGELVAHQLFELEPQNPGNYVLLSDIYAETGRWSDVSAVRTKMEEQGIKKIPGISYLV is encoded by the coding sequence ATGCCTACAATCCGCCTCTACTCATCGCTAGCTCCGCCCAACAGCCGCCGTCCCACTTTTCTGCAGCCGTCAATCGCAACGTTGCTCAAAGCCTGCAAAACCCAATTCCATCTCCAACAAATCCACGCCCACATTGTACACAAAGGTTTGGAGCAAGATTACTTCCTCATAACCCAGTTCATCTGCCTCTCCAACGCCCTCGCTTCCCTCTCTTACTCTGCCGCCGTCTTCGACCGCGTTCTCAGCCCCAACACCTTTCTCTGGAACTGTCTGATCAAAGGGTACTGCGAAAGGTCTGGTTTTTTGGGCATTGTTTCTCTGTTTGTTCGAATGAAGAGGGAGGAAGGCCTTCCGGATAGGTATACGTACCCGTCTCTCTTTAAGGCGTGTGCGAGTGAGGGGAGGGTAAAGGAAGGAAGGGCGATACATGGGTCGGCGGTGCGGTGCGGGGTTGATGGGGATGTGTTTGTAGGCACCAGTTTGATTGATTTGTACGGAAAGTGCAGGGAGATTGTTTGCGCTCGCAAGGTGTTTGATAGAATGTCTGAGAGAAGTGTGGTTTCGTGGACGACTATGGTTGTTGGGTATGCTAGTGTTGGGGATCTGGTGGAGGCCAACAAGCTGTTTGATCAGATGCCCCAGAAAAATGTGGTGTCGTGGAATGCGATTATTAGTGGGTTTGTGAAGATGGGGGATTTGGTTAATGCTAGGAGTATCTTTGATCATATGCCTGACAAGAATGTGGTTTCTTATACAACTATGATTGATGGATATGCCAAGTACGGAGATATGGCGTCTGCGAGATTTTTGTTTGAGCAAGCCCCGAGTAAAGATATCGTTGCGTGGTCAGCATTGATATCAGGGTATGCTCAAAATGGTCAACCTAACGAGGCTGTAAAGATATTTCAAGAAATGAGTACGAAGAATGTTAAGCCCGATGAGTTTATAATGGTGAGCTTGATGTCAGCTTGTTCCCAAGTGGGCTGCTTGCAGGTGGCTAAATGGGTTGATTCTTACCTGAGCCAGAGTTCCGTTGATGTTTGTCAGGCTCATGTTCTCGCAGCTCTGATTAACATGAATGTAATGTGTGGGAATATGGAAAGAGCAACACGTTTGTTTGAAGAGATGCCTAAGCGGGACTTGATTTCGTATTGTTCTATGATACAAGGGTTGTCAATTAATGGTCAAGGGGGTCAGGCTGTTGACCTCTTCAGACAGATGCTAAATGAAGGTTTGGCTCCGGATAAGGTTGCTTTTACAGTCATCCTGACAGTTTGTAGTCGGTCAGGGCTTGTTGAGGAGGGTTGGCACTTCTTTGAATCATTGAGACATAAGTACGGTTTAATACCCTCTCCTGATCATTATGCATGTATCATTAGTCTTCTTAGCCGGTCAGGACGGTTAAAAGCAGCTTATGATCTTCTACAATCAATGCCTGTGGAGCCTCATGCTGGTGCTTGGGGTGCACTACTTTCAGCCTGTAAGCTAAACTGCAATGCTGAGCTAGGAGAGTTAGTTGCTCATCAACTTTTTGAGCTTGAACCCCAAAATCCTGGTAATTATGTGCTATTGTCCGATATCTATGCAGAAACAGGCCGCTGGTCTGATGTTTCTGCAGTGAGGACCAAAATGGAAGAGCAAGGGATTAAAAAGATACCCGGTATCAGTTATTTAGTTTAA
- the LOC137747143 gene encoding probable pectinesterase/pectinesterase inhibitor 51, translating into MASLLFLFLLSLTLFLSFSSANHHHHHRHHLLTSPQPHIQQACKATRFPDACQTSLTNLVTEPNTTALQTIQFAVQLSGDGVKTAQGMIKTILDSSPGSQNRTTAANNCLDILANSQYRISLAIDSLSRGKIKNARASMSSALLYQYGCWSGLKNVNDTIMVNETMSFLDSLIGKSSNALGMMASYDNFGNDTKMWAPPKTERDGFWERLEHGGPDPGFRGGVPSGLTANVTVCKEKWCDYRTVQEAVNAAPDNAGNERFVIGIKAGVYEETVRVPLEKRNVMFLGDGIGKTVITGSLNVGQPGISTYNTATVGVLGDGFMARGLTIQNTAGPEASQAVAFRSDSDRSVIENCEFIGNQDTLYAQGNRQFYKSCTIHGNVDFIFGKSASIFQDCTILVRPRQLLPEKGEDNVVAAHGRTDPALATGFVFRNCSINGTEEYMRLYRSKPQVHKNYLGRPWKEYSRTVFINCSMEALITPQGWMPWSGDFALNTLYFGEFGNSGAGSDLSQRWNWTSKIPSQHVNTYSVQNFIQGDEWMST; encoded by the exons ATGGCttccctcctcttcctctttctcctctccctcactctcttcctttctttctcctccgccaaccaccaccaccaccaccgtcaCCACCTCCTCACCTCCCCACAACCTCACATCCAACAAGCCTGCAAAGCCACGCGCTTCCCCGACGCCTGTCAAACCTCCTTGACCAACCTCGTCACTGAACCCAACACCACCGCACTCCAAACCATCCAATTCGCCGTTCAACTCTCCGGCGACGGCGTCAAGACGGCGCAGGGAATGATCAAGACTATCCTGGACTCGTCCCCGGGCAGCCAAAACCGCACGACCGCCGCGAATAACTGCCTCGACATCCTCGCTAACTCCCAGTACCGAATCTCTCTCGCGATCGACAGTCTCTCACgtggtaaaataaaaaatgcacgTGCTTCTATGAGCTCCGCATTGCTCTACCAGTACGGGTGCTGGTCGGGCCTCAAGAACGTCAACGACACCATCATGGTCAACGAGACGATGTCATTTCTCGACAGTTTGATCGGAAAATCCAGCAACGCGCTCGGCATGATGGCCTCGTACGACAACTTCGGCAACGACACAAAGATGTGGGCCCCGCCGAAGACGGAGCGAGACGGGTTCTGGGAGCGGCTGGAGCACGGAGGTCCCGACCCGGGATTTCGGGGCGGGGTGCCGTCGGGTTTAACGGCGAACGTGACGGTGTGCAAGGAGAAATGGTGTGATTACAGGACGGTGCAGGAGGCGGTGAATGCCGCACCGGATAACGCGGGAAACGAGAGGTTCGTGATTGGGATAAAGGCTGGGGTGTATGAGGAGACCGTGAGAGTGCCCTTAGAGAAGCGGAACGTGATGTTTTTGGGTGACGGGATCGGCAAAACGGTCATTACCGGGTCGTTGAATGTCGGCCAGCCCGGAATTTCCACCTACAACACTGCCACCGTCG GGGTTCTCGGTGATGGATTCATGGCAAGAGGACTCACAATCCAGAACACAGCAGGTCCCGAAGCCAGCCAAGCAGTTGCTTTCAGATCCGACAGCGACCGCTCTGTAATCGAAAACTGCGAATTCATAGGCAACCAGGACACTCTCTACGCACAAGGAAACCGCCAGTTCTACAAGTCGTGCACCATCCATGGCAACGTTGATTTCATCTTCGGAAAGTCAGCTTCTATCTTCCAAGACTGCACCATCCTTGTTCGTCCGCGGCAACTCCTACCCGAGAAAGGCGAAGACAATGTCGTCGCAGCCCACGGAAGAACAGACCCTGCGCTGGCAACGGGTTTCGTGTTTCGAAACTGCTCGATCAACGGCACGGAAGAGTACATGAGGTTGTACCGGAGCAAGCCGCAGGTGCACAAGAACTACTTGGGGAGGCCGTGGAAGGAGTATTCGAGGACGGTTTTTATAAACTGCAGTATGGAAGCTCTTATTACACCCCAAGGGTGGATGCCTTGGAGTGGGGATTTCGCTCTCAACACCCTTTATTTTGGGGAGTTCGGGAATTCTGGGGCGGGTTCTGATTTGTCCCAGAGATGGAACTGGACTAGCAAGATCCCATCTCAACATGTTAATACGTATTCTGTGCAGAATTTTATTCAGGGAGATGAGTGGATGTCAACTTGA
- the LOC137747141 gene encoding probable pectinesterase/pectinesterase inhibitor 51: MTFNFHRKPTKFIKPPPCCSSRPKSPILILLMASLLFLSLLSLTLFLSLSSASRHRPPGHSISPHPQIQLACKATRFPEACQASLGKVLTDPNATPLETIHFAVQVADDGLKMAQGMVHTILDSSAGNINRSTAAKNCLDVLGNSHYRISLATDGLSRGRVKNARASMSAALLYQYDCWSALKYANDTHMVNETMSFLDSLIGKSSNALSMIASYDNFGNDTKSWGPPKTERDGFWERLSGGGSDQGFRGGIPPGLKADVTVCKEKSCDYKTVQEAVNAAPDNAGDKRFVIGIKAGVYEETVGVPLEKRNVVFLGDGIGKTVITGSLNVGQPGISTYNTATVGVNGDGFMASGLTIQNTAGPDAHQAVAFRSDSDLSVIENCEFIGNQDTLYAHSNRQFYKSCTIQGNVDFIFGNSASIFQDCTILVRPRQLKPEKGENNAVTAQGRTDPAQSTGFVFQNCLINGTEEYMKLYRSKPKVHKNFLGRPWKEYSRTVFINCNMEALLTPQGWMPWSGDFALKTLFYGEFGNSGAGSDLSQRVTWSSKIPPEHVNTYSLQNFIQGDEWIKA; this comes from the exons ATGACCTTCAATTTCCACAGAAAACCCACCAAATTTATAAAGCCACCACCATGCTGCTCCTCCAGACCCAAATCCCCAATCCTCATTCTCCTCATGGCCTCCCTCctcttcctttctctcctctccctcactctcttcctctctctatcCTCCGCTTCCCGCCACCGTCCTCCCGGTCACTCTATCTCCCCTCATCCCCAGATCCAGCTAGCCTGCAAGGCCACGCGCTTCCCCGAAGCGTGCCAAGCTTCCCTGGGCAAGGTCCTCACTGACCCAAATGCCACCCCTCTCGAGACCATCCATTTCGCCGTCCAGGTCGCCGACGACGGCCTCAAAATGGCGCAGGGCATGGTCCACACCATCCTGGACTCGTCCGCAGGGAACATAAACCGCTCCACCGCCGCGAAAAACTGCCTGGACGTCCTTGGCAACTCCCACTACCGAATTTCGCTTGCCACTGATGGATTGTCACGTGGTCGCGTTAAGAACGCACGTGCCTCCATGAGCGCCGCGTTGCTCTACCAGTACGACTGCTGGTCGGCTCTCAAGTACGCAAACGACACCCACATGGTGAACGAGACGATGTCGTTTCTCGACTCGCTGATCGGCAAATCCAGCAACGCGCTCAGCATGATCGCGTCATACGACAACTTCGGAAACGACACAAAGTCGTGGGGCCCGCCGAAAACGGAGCGGGACGGGTTCTGGGAGCGGCTCTCGGGCGGAGGCTCCGACCAGGGATTTCGGGGCGGGATTCCGCCAGGTTTAAAGGCGGACGTGACGGTGTGCAAGGAGAAATCGTGCGATTACAAGACGGTGCAGGAGGCTGTGAATGCCGCGCCGGATAACGCGGGAGATAAGAGGTTCGTGATTGGGATAAAGGCGGGGGTGTACGAGGAGACCGTAGGGGTGCCCTTAGAGAAGCGGAACGTGGTGTTCTTGGGTGACGGGATAGGCAAAACCGTCATTACCGGCTCATTAAATGTGGGCCAGCCCGGGATTTCCACCTACAACACTGCCACCGTCG GAGTTAACGGTGATGGGTTCATGGCGAGTGGTCTCACAATCCAGAACACCGCAGGTCCCGATGCTCACCAAGCAGTTGCTTTCAGATCAGACAGTGATCTATCCGTAATCGAGAACTGCGAATTCATCGGCAATCAGGACACTCTCTATGCTCACAGCAACCGCCAATTCTACAAGTCGTGCACCATCCAAGGCAATGTTGATTTCATCTTTGGTAACTCAGCTTCCATCTTCCAAGATTGCACCATCCTTGTCCGTCCTAGACAACTCAAACCTGAGAAAGGCGAAAACAATGCAGTCACAGCCCAAGGAAGAACAGACCCTGCGCAGTCAACGGGTTTTGTATTTCAAAACTGCTTGATCAACGGCACGGAAGAGTACATGAAGTTATATCGGAGCAAGCCCAAAGTGCACAAAAACTTCTTGGGGAGGCCGTGGAAGGAGTACTCGAGGACGGTGTTTATAAACTGTAATATGGAAGCTCTTCTAACACCACAAGGGTGGATGCCTTGGAGTGGAGATTTTGCTTTGAAAACCCTTTTCTATGGCGAATTCGGGAATTCGGGTGCGGGTTCTGATTTGTCCCAGAGAGTGACCTGGAGCAGCAAGATCCCGCCCGAGCATGTTAATACGTATTCTCTGCAGAATTTTATCCAGGGAGATGAGTGGATTAAAGCATGA
- the LOC137747140 gene encoding uncharacterized protein produces MQAQQNPNIPVSEIYWSLLHKADKKFSKIRELPYYHRNRHEYDAYFYKVFKVYTQLWKFQQENRQKLVESGLRRSEIGEIASRIAQLYLGQYMRTSEASYLSEAYIFYEAILSREYFKEGMFQDLSLANKQLRFVSRFLMVCLLLNRREMVQQLLNQLRVLVDECKRTFQETDFKEWKLVIQEIVRFLKADTAFMNIRPLRYSIVLDCHPDSLPHVSTAVAKRSLRLRDAILSSYHHNEVKFSELTLDTFRMLQCLEWEPSGSFYQSSGAKNGQNGAPASSRINYSQDITDPTLPPNPRKAVLYHPSVTHFLAVLATVCEELPPDGVVLIYLSASGAGMYSDATSPSTLAYSSDRINPSRGQGKGDGSSSQAGCLQFGSHRNGGVNNIYPSDLVPFTRRPLVLVIDCDSSEAFEAINGVQKGETAAMLLSSSSSYHTTLGSSRQSSGSLFTIFLTAPVQAFCLLLGISGSDIDMETFDKAEKLLSSSLSEWGSTLVTLDTIDPVWAQILSDPFLRRLLLRFIFCRAVLSLFAPTFNKKEFIPKCTPCLPVSVSPMSTACQTVISQTANIFGATSKFIFPEGLELPENRQGDTESMSCS; encoded by the exons ATGCAAGCACAGCAAAACCCTAACATCCCTGTTAGCGAAATCTACTGGTCTCTCCTCCACAAAGCTGACAAGAAATTCTCCAAAATCAGAGAGCTCCCCTATTACCACCGCAACAG GCACGAGTACGACGCTTATTTctacaaggtcttcaaggtGTACACGCAGCTATGGAAATTTCAGCAAGAAAATCGCCAGAAACTCGTGGAGTCCGGTCTCCGTCGATCGGAGATTGGCGAGATCGCGTCGCGAATTGCGCAGCTCTACTTGGGGCAGTACATGAGGACCAGCGAGGCAAGCTACCTCTCCGAAGCGTACATATTCTACGAGGCGATTCTCAGCAGAGAGTACTTCAAGGAGGGCATGTTTCAGGACCTGAGCTTGGCCAACAAGCAGCTCCGGTTTGTTTCGAGGTTTTTAATGGTGTGCTTGCTCTTGAATCGGCGAGAGATGGTGCAGCAGCTGCTCAATCAGCTCAGAGTCTTGGTTGATGAGTGCAAGAGGACCTTCCAG GAAACTGATTTTAAAGAATGGAAGCTGGTGATTCAGGAAATAGTTAGATTTTTGAAAGCTGACACAGCTTTTATGAATATCAGGCCTTTGAGATACAGTATTGTTCTAGACTGTCATCCTGATTCCCTGCCACATGTTTCCACAGCAGTTGCAAAGAGGTCCTTGAGACTGCGAGATGCTATACTGAGCAGCTACCATCATAATGAG GTAAAGTTTTCAGAGCTTACTCTTGACACTTTTAGGATGCTTCAGTGTCTGGAGTGGGAACCTAGTGGCTCATTTTACCAGTCTAGTGGGGCTAAAAATGGTCAGAATGGGGCACCGGCGTCCAGCCGCATTAATTACTCTCAAGATATTACCGATCCTACTCTGCCACCTAATCCAAGAAAGGCTGTCTTATACCATCCGTCTGTTACACATTTTCTAGCA GTTTTGGCCACAGTTTGTGAGGAGCTTCCTCCTGATGGAGTTGTTTTGATATATCTGTCAGCTTCAG GTGCTGGAATGTACTCTGATGCGACGTCCCCTTCTACCTTGGCCTATTCGTCTGATAGGATAAACCCTTCTCGTGGACAAGGTAAAGGAGATGGTTCAAGCTCTCAGGCGGGCTGTTTACAGTTTGGTAGCCATAGAAACGGAG GAGTGAATAACATTTATCCGAGTGACTTGGTTCCATTTACACGAAGACCACTTGTTTTAGTTATTGACTGTGACAGCAGTGAAGCTTTTGAG GCTATCAACGGAGTACAAAAAGGAGAGACCGCTGCAATGCTCCTATCTTCTAGCTCCTCATATCACACTACTCTCGGTTCCTCTCGTCAGTCAAGCGGAAGCCTATTCACTATTTTCCTCACAGCTCCAGTGCAGGCTTTCTGTTTACTGCTTGGTATTTCAGGTTCTGACATTGACATG GAAACATTTGACAAGGCAGAGAAGCTTCTTTCCAGTTCGTTAAGTGAATGGGGGTCTACTTTGGTGACATTGGACACTATTGATCCTGTTTGGGCACAGATTTTGAGTGACCCCTTCCTAAGGCGACTCCTTTTGAG GTTCATATTTTGTCGGGCTGTGCTATCACTCTTTGCTCCAACCTTCAATAAGAAGGAATTTATTCCAAAGTGTACGCCATGTCTTCCAGTTTCTGTCTCGCCAATGTCAACGGCTTGTCAAACTGTAATTTCACAGACAGCAAACATCTTTGGAGCCACCAGCAAGTTCATCTTCCCAGAAGGACTTGAACTCCCCGAAAATAGACAGGGCGATACAGAGTCAATGTCATGTTCATGA